A DNA window from Polyodon spathula isolate WHYD16114869_AA unplaced genomic scaffold, ASM1765450v1 scaffolds_2924, whole genome shotgun sequence contains the following coding sequences:
- the LOC121311094 gene encoding obscurin-like produces the protein MPWNMKLVMIFFALGDVLLVSTEQLHTAIIKIGKTTAVEGETIEFRCVTSAVHREQPDNKGRNWFHFYKNREKISSLREPGGRGAVTFTKQDITKNDTGNYTCMYGNENPGDVKNISHGSSVYLNVEGMLTLQLPKEIAMEGMDVSFRCMIPAELRDAAGKEDFFHLYRRVDSQAVPKDVPGVTFSIKEVKKSDTGNYTCVYGKEKLVNSANSKHSHPVYLHVTGKD, from the exons ATGCCTTGGAATATGAAATTAGTCATGATAT tttttgcactTGGAGACGTGCTGCTGGTTTCCACAG AGCAACTTCATACAGCAATAATTAAAATTGGCAAAACGACTGCAGTGGAAGGGGAGACCATTGAATTCAGATGTGTGACATCAGCTGTGCACAGAGAACAACCAGACAACAAGGGGAGGAATTGGttccatttttataaaaacagagaGAAGATCAGCTCACTGAGGGAGCCTGGAGGAAGGGGAGCtgtcacatttacaaaacaagacatcACAAAGAATGACACTGGAAACTATACCTGCATGTATGGGAATGAGAATCCAGGAGATGTGAAAAACATCAGCCATGGCTCTTCAGTTTATCTCAATGTAGAAG GTATGCTCACACTTCAACTACCCAAAGAAATTGCAATGGAAGGAATGGACGTATCATTTAGATGTATGATACCAGCTGAACTCAGAGATGCAGCAGGAAAAGAAGACTTTTTCCACCTGTATAGACGTGTCGATTCACAAGCCGTTCCCAAAGATGTACCAGGTGTCACGTTTTCCATTAAAGAAGTTAAGAAGAGTGACACTGGAAACTACACCTGTGTGTATGGAAAAGAGAAGCTTGTGAACTCAGCAAACAGCAAACACAGTCACCCAGTCTACCTTCATGTGACAGGTAAGGACTGA
- the LOC121311095 gene encoding obscurin-like → MIKIRKPTVVEGETIEFTCVISAVHGEQPDNKERNWFHLYKNREKISSLPEPGGMGAVTFIKQDITKNDAGNYTCMYGNENPGDVKNISHGSSVYLSVRELSYQLTLQLDKHNPMEGMDVSFKCMIPAELREAAGKERYFHLYKDGSRVDSQADPKEVPGVTFSIENVKRSDTGNYTCLYGKEKLVNSANSKRSRPVYLRVTELSYQLTLQLDKHNPMEGMDVSFKCMIPAELRDAAGKEGFFHLYKNGSRVDLQPRPKGVPGVTFSIKNVKWSDTGNYTCVYGKEKLVNSANSKRSRPVYLHVTEYMTTPSQQKLTGEMTTPNTSTKTQHRDETGKCE, encoded by the exons ATGATTAAAATTCGCAAACCGACTGTAGTGGAAGGGGAGACCATTGAATTCACATGTGTGATATCAGCTGTGCACGGAGAACAACCAGACAACAAGGAGAGGAATTGGttccatttatataaaaacagagagAAGATCAGCTCACTGCCGGAGCCTGGAGGAATGGGAGCtgtcacatttataaaacaagacaTCACAAAGAATGATGCTGGAAACTATACCTGCATGTATGGGAATGAGAATCCAGGAGATGTGAAAAACATCAGCCATGGCTCTTCAGTTTATCTCAGTGTAAGAG AGTTAAGCTATCAGCTCACACTTCAGCTAGACAAACACAACCCAATGGAAGGAATGgatgtatcatttaaatgtatgataccaGCTGAGCTCAGAGAAGCAGCAGGAAAAGAAAGATATTTCCATCTATATAAAGATGGAAGCCGTGTCGATTCACAAGCCGATCCCAAAGAGGTACCAGGTGTCACGTTTTCCATTGAAAATGTTAAGAGGAGTGATACTGGAAACTACACCTGTTTGTATGGAAAAGAGAAGCTGGTGAACTCAGCAAACAGCAAACGCAGTCGCCCAGTCTACCTTCGTGTGACAG AGTTAAGCTATCAGCTCACACTTCAGCTAGACAAACACAACCCAATGGAAGGAATGgatgtatcatttaaatgtatgataccaGCTGAACTCAGAGATGCAGCAGGAAAAGAGGGTTTTTTCCATCTATATAAAAATGGCAGCCGTGTTGATTTACAACCCCGACCCAAAGGTGTACCAGGTGTCACGTTTTCCATTAAAAATGTTAAGTGGAGTGATACTGGAAACTACACCTGTGTGTATGGAAAAGAGAAGCTTGTGAACTCAGCAAACAGCAAACGCAGTCGCCCAGTCTACCTTCATGTGACAG AATATATGACAACTCCATCCCAACAGAAACTGACAG GAGAAATGACAACTCCAAACACATCTACCAAGACCCAACACAGAGATGAGACAGGCAAGTGTGAATAA